Proteins found in one Salvia splendens isolate huo1 chromosome 10, SspV2, whole genome shotgun sequence genomic segment:
- the LOC121751953 gene encoding cytochrome P450 71A9-like, whose product MMSLILLLLSIPVIFILYFQTRKPKNGNKLTPPGPPGLPIIGNMLQIDGQFLYTHFQRLSKQYGPVMSLKLGIRRVVVISSVEAVKEISKSYDAIFSGRPSLVAMNRLSYNGIDIGSSDYNDTWREMRKISTLHLFSPKQVQSSYPIFRDEVRKIMEKIARDASSSTVVNFSETTMSLLRNIMVRLVFGVHGGDRLNVLLREVLVIYAAFFVEDYLPSLRWIDRLSGMAAALDKIFHKLDSFCQELIEEHMNPNRPKSMESDFIGSLLRIKENGSSSFPLTLNHIKAVLVDILMGGSDTVENAIVWTMTWLMKKPLVMKKLQEEIRRLGGKKDMIDNQDIEKLPYLRAVIKEAFRLYPPAPLPVPRETTTKCTVNGYEIEGGTMVYINVWAIGRDPAAWENADEFLPERFLEGQNPELVTFGFGRRGCPGMGMTMAEVELVMANLVYKFNWELPVGMKEEDIDFECKPGAALHKKNDLCLVATVVI is encoded by the exons ATGATGTCACTTATTTTACTCTTATTGTCTATTCCCGTaatctttattctctacttcCAAACACGAAAACCTAAAAATGGCAACAAACTCACACCACCCGGCCCACCGGGGCTGCCGATCATCGGCAATATGCTCCAAATCGACGGTCAGTTTCTGTACACTCACTTCCAGCGCCTCTCCAAGCAATATGGTCCCGTCATGTCCCTCAAGCTCGGAATCCGACGCGTCGTTGTGATTTCCTCAGTAGAAGCAGTGAAAGAGATCTCGAAATCATATGATGCCATTTTCTCAGGCCGACCTTCTCTTGTCGCCATGAATAGGCTGTCGTATAACGGCATAGATATCGGGTCTTCGGACTACAACGACACGTGGAGGGAGATGAGGAAGATCTCCACCCTCCATCTCTTCAGCCCGAAGCAAGTTCAATCATCTTACCCCATTTTCAGAGATGAAGTGAGAAAGATTATGGAGAAGATTGCTAGAGATGCCTCTTCTTCCACTGTCGTCAATTTCAGTGAGACGACGATGTCGCTTTTACGTAATATCATGGTCAGACTTGTGTTTGGGGTACATGGAGGTGATCGTTTGAACGTTCTTCTTCGCGAAGTTCTGGTCATATATGCGGCCTTTTTTGTGGAGGATTACTTGCCTTCGCTTCGATGGATTGATAGGCTCTCTGGAATGGCTGCAGCGCTTGATAAGATTTTTCACAAGTTGGATTCTTTTTGTCAAGAATTGATTGAAGAGCATATGAATCCGAATAGGCCAAAATCTATGGAAAGTGACTTCATCGGTAGTTTGTTAAGGATTAAAGAAAATGGATCCTCTTCCTTTCCTCTTACATTAAACCACATCAAAGCTGTACTAGTG GATATTTTAATGGGAGGCAGCGACACGGTAGAAAATGCTATAGTGTGGACAATGACGTGGTTGATGAAAAAGCCTTTGGTGATGAAGAAGTTGCAAGAGGAGATAAGGCGGTTGGGCGGAAAGAAAGATATGATCGATAATCAAGACATAGAGAAACTTCCATATTTGAGGGCAGTTATAAAAGAGGCTTTCAGATTGTATCCACCAGCTCCACTACCAGTGCCAAGAGAGACTACTACCAAGTGTACTGTAAATGGTTATGAAATAGAAGGTGGAACTATGGTGTATATCAATGTTTGGGCTATTGGGCGAGATCCTGCCGCGTGGGAAAATGCGGATGAATTCTTGCCGGAGAGGTTCTTGGAGGGTCAGAATCCGGAGTTGGTAACGTTTGGATTCGGGCGGAGAGGGTGTCCGGGTATGGGAATGACGATGGCCGAGGTGGAACTTGTGATGGCAAATCTTGTATACAAATTTAATTGGGAATTGCCGGTTGGAATGAAGGAAGAGGATATTGATTTCGAGTGTAAGCCTGGAGCAGCACTGCATAAGAAGAATGATCTTTGTCTTGTTGCCACGGTTGTCATATAA